GCCGGCGATTGGCCGGCAGGCCCGGAATCCACAGCTTAGCCACGCGGCCGCTTGCTGAATTTCGAGACAATGACAAAATATACGCAAATCCGGCCAAACCCGTCCGCAGCCCTCTTCCGCCAGCCGCCTCCACGCCATGTACCCGCCCGTCTCCGATCCTTCAGGCCTGGACGCCGACCGGCCCGGCCAATGGACCTACGCCATGCGCGTGGACACCGCCGCCCGGGCCCACGAATCGCCCACGCACCAGCACCGCATGAGCCAGCTGGTGCTGTGCCTGGAAGGCGGCGTGACCTGCACGGTGCCGCAGGGCATCTGGATGGTGCCGCCGCGCTGCGCCGTCTGGATCCCCGGCGGCGTGCCCCATTGCAATCACGTCACGCGCAACGGCCAGGTCAATTTCCTGTTCGTGCCCGCCGAGACGCCCGGCATGCCGGCCACCTGCCAGACGCTGGGCGTGACGCCGCTGGTGCGCGAAATGGTGGTCCATCTGGCGGCGCTGTCGGCCGAGGACAGCGCGGCGCCCGGCAACCGCCGGCTGGCCGATGTGCTGGTCGAACAGCTGGCGCGGCTGGAACCGGAACCGCTGCACCTGCCCCTGCCCGCCCACCCGCGCCTGCGCGAGATAGCCGACGCGCTGGCGGCGCGGCCCGACGACCGCGCCACCCTGGCCGACTGGGGCCGGCGCGTGGCGATGAGCGAACGCACGCTGGCGCGGCTGGTGCGCCAGGAAGTCGGCATGAGCTTCGGCCGCTGGCGCCAGCGCCTGCACATCATCCTGGCGCTGCAATGGCTGTCGGAGGGCTTGTCGGTGCAACGCAGCGCCGACCAGCTGGGCTATGAATCGGTAAGCGCCTTCATCACCATGTTCCGCAAGGCGCTGGGCACCACGCCCGCCCGCTACTTCGCCCCGGCGACGATGAACAGGCGCGGGAACGGCAGCAGCACGGTGCCGTCCGACAGGGCCGGATAGGCGCGTTCGATGCGCGACTGGTACTCGGCCAGGAAGGCCTGTTGCTCCGCCGGGTCCAGCGGACCCAGGTAGGGCCTGAGCGCCGTGCTGGTGAACCATTGCACCACCGCCGCCGCGCCGGCCAGGGGATGGTGATAGATGGTGCGCCACACGTCCAGCCGGCCGCAGACCGGCTTGAGCAATTCGTAGTACCAGGCGGCGCTGTGGCGCGGCGGGTGCTTGACCGCGCCGATCCGGGCGGCCCAGGGACCGTCCGCCGCGACCTCGCGCGCCAGCCGGTGCGCCGGCTCTTCCATGTTGTCCGGGGTCTGGACCGCCAGGCTGCCGCCCGGCGCCAGCTTGCCCACCAGGCGCGGATAGAGTTCCTCGTGCCCCGGCACCCATTGCAGGGAGGCGTTCGCCAGGATCACGTCGTAGCCTCCCGGCGGATTCCAGGCGGCGATGTCCGACAGCTCGAAGGACAGGCCGGGCAGGCGCTTGCGCGCCGCGTCGATCATGTCCTGCGAATTGTCCGTGCCGCTGATCGCGGCGTCCGGATAGCGCGCGGCCAGCACCTCGGTGGAGTTGCCCGGGCCGCAGCCCAGGTCCACCGCCCGCGCCACGCGCTCATTGGGCAGGGCGGCGACCAGGTCGCGCACCGGGCGGGTGCGTTCGTTCTCGAAGGCGGAATACTGCTTGGCTGACCAGTTCATGGCGGCTCCGGAATGGTGTCTGCGTGCCCTGCGCACTCTACGCCCGCAACGCCCGCGCCACAAATACCCGGATCGCGCCTCATCCATATCGGCCGCGTATGGCGCGCCCGCCATGCCACAATGCGCCCACGCCCACACCGGAATCCCGCATGACCGCGCTGGTACTCCTGCCCGGCATGGACGGCACGGGCGATCTGTTCGCGCCCTTGCTGTCCGCGCTGCCTCCCGCCTTGCGGACCATTGTCGTTCGCTACCCCTGCGACCGGCCGCTAGGCTATGCCGAACTGGAGGCGCACGCGCGGCGCGCGCTCCCCAAGGACCAGCCTTTCGTGCTGCTGGGCGAATCGTTCTCCGGCCCCATCGCCGCGGCCATCGCCGCCGCTCCGCCGCCCGGCTTGCGCGGGCTGATCCTGTGCGCGACCTTCCTGCGCAATCCGCGGCCGGAACTGGGCTACGCCCGATTCCTGACCGGCCTACTCCCAGTATCGCTGCTGCCCGGCGTCCTGCTCGTCCGCATGCTGCTGGGACCGCGCGCCGATCCCGGCCTGCGGACCCAGCTGCTGGACGCGGTGTCGCGGGTCGAGGATCGGGTGATGCGCGCGCGGCTGCGGGCCGTGATCGACGTGGATGCCGGCCCGCGCATGAGCGGCGTGACGCTGCCGGTGCTATACCTGAGCGCGCGCGACGATCGCGTGGTGCCGCGCCGGGCGGGGGACCATGTCATGGCCCTGATCCCGCAGGCGCGACGGGTCGAGATCGCCGCGCCGCACTGCCTGCTGCAAACCGCGCCGCAAGAAGCGGCGCGGGCCATCATGGACTTCATCGGACCGACGGCCCCATGAGGGGCCGCCGGTCCTCGCGGAATCAGCCCGCCTGCAAGGCCGCCTTGCGCGTCTTCCACAGCGAGAACAGCACGCCGCCCAGGATCAGGCCGAAGGTCACGCTCAGCGACAGGGCCGCCGGCACCTTGCCAATGAAGCCGACCAGGAAGATCTTGCCGCCGATGAACACCAGCACCAGGGCCAGCGCGTACTTCAGGTAGTGGAAGCGGTGGATCATCGCCGCCAGCGCGAAGTACAGCGCGCGCAGGCCCAGGATCGCGAAGATGTTGCTGGTGTACACGATGAACGGATCGGTGGTGATGGCGAAGATCGCCGGCACCGAATCCACCGCGAACAGCAGGTCCACGAACTCGATCAGCACCAGGGCCAGCAACAGCGGCGTGGCCCAGCGCACCTTGCGCGACGTGGCCGGATCGTTCTCGTAGACCCAGAACGCGTTGCCGCGCAGGCCGTCCGTCACGCGCATGCGGCGCTTGAGGAACTTCAGGATCGGGTTGCTGGCGATGTCCGGCTCCTGGTCGGCGATCAGCCACATCTTGATGCCGGTGAACACCAGGAACGCGCCGAACAGGTACAGCAGCCAGCCGAAGTTGCTGACCAGGGCCGCGCCCAGGCCGATCATGATGGCGCGCAGCACGATCACGCCCAGGATGCCCCAGAACAGCACGCGGTGCTGGTACTGGCGCGGGATCGCGAAGAAGCTGAAGATCAGCGCGATGACGAAGACGTTGTCCATGGACAGCGACTTCTCGATCATGAAGCCGGTGTAGTAGGCCATGCCGCTGGCCGCGCCCATCTGCCACCACACCCAGGCGCCGAAGATCAGCGCGGCGGTGATGTAGCCGGCCGAGAGCAGCAGGCTTTCGCGCACGCCGATCTCGCGTTCGTCACGATGCAGCACGCCCAGGTCAAAAGCCAGCAGCGTCACGACGATGCCCAGGAAGAGCAGCCAGCTCCAGGCTGGCGTGCCGAGGAAGTCGGCATTGAAGAAGGTCAGCAGGGTTTCCATGTGTGTTCCGCTTGGGTCTGAAATCTAAGATCCGAAGACGTTCATGATCCGGATCCGGACCTGCTTGAGAAATCAGCCGTAAATTGAGTTAAGGTTCGGAAAAACCGAAGTATTGGACATACCGGATCCGTCCCCATGTTGAATTACCGCCACCTGTACTATTTCTGGATGGTCGCCAAGGAAGGCGGCTTTTCCCGCGCCGCCGAACGGCTGGACATGGCCATCCAGACCATCAGCGCCCAGGTGCGCGAACTGGAGCGCAACCTGGGGCATCAGCTGCTCAAGCCGGCCGGACGCGGCGTGGCCCTGACCGATGCCGGCCAGGCGGCCTTCGCCCGCGCCGAGGAAATTTTCCAGATCGGCCAGGGCCTGGCGCAGGAAGTGCGCACCGCCGCCACCAAGCCGGTGATCCGGCTGTCCGTGGGCCTGTCCGACGGCATTTCCAAGCTGGCCGCGCACGCGCTGCTCGGCCCGGTGCTGGACACGCCAGACCTGCGGCTGACCTGCCACGAAGGCGAGTTCGAGGAACTGCTGGGCGAACTGGCGCAGCATCACCTGGATCTGGTGCTGGCCGGCCAGGGCGCGCCGGCCAATCCCAACCTGCGCCTGACCAGCGACCGGCTGGTGTCCTCGCCGGTGGACTGGTATGGCCCGTCGCGCCTGCTGCGGCGCGCCGACGTGCAGGCCTTTCCGCAGTCGCTGGAGCGCCTGCCCGTGCTGCTGCCCACCGGCCACTCGGTGCTGCGCCAGACCCTGGACCGCTGGTTCCGCGAGCAGGGCATCCATCCCAATGTGGTCGGGGAATTCGAGGACAGCGCGCTGATGTCGGTGTTCGCCGCGCGCGGCCTGGGCGTGTTTCCGCTCAGCCGGCTGGGCGGCGACGATATCGGCCTGCTGCGCGGCCTGCGGCCGCTGGCGCGCTGCGACGCGGTCCACGAGGAGATCCACGCCATCCGCAAT
The Achromobacter sp. AONIH1 DNA segment above includes these coding regions:
- a CDS encoding LysR substrate-binding domain-containing protein → MLNYRHLYYFWMVAKEGGFSRAAERLDMAIQTISAQVRELERNLGHQLLKPAGRGVALTDAGQAAFARAEEIFQIGQGLAQEVRTAATKPVIRLSVGLSDGISKLAAHALLGPVLDTPDLRLTCHEGEFEELLGELAQHHLDLVLAGQGAPANPNLRLTSDRLVSSPVDWYGPSRLLRRADVQAFPQSLERLPVLLPTGHSVLRQTLDRWFREQGIHPNVVGEFEDSALMSVFAARGLGVFPLSRLGGDDIGLLRGLRPLARCDAVHEEIHAIRNRRGQNHPLVRRILEQAKTSVFS
- a CDS encoding alpha/beta fold hydrolase gives rise to the protein MTALVLLPGMDGTGDLFAPLLSALPPALRTIVVRYPCDRPLGYAELEAHARRALPKDQPFVLLGESFSGPIAAAIAAAPPPGLRGLILCATFLRNPRPELGYARFLTGLLPVSLLPGVLLVRMLLGPRADPGLRTQLLDAVSRVEDRVMRARLRAVIDVDAGPRMSGVTLPVLYLSARDDRVVPRRAGDHVMALIPQARRVEIAAPHCLLQTAPQEAARAIMDFIGPTAP
- the tam gene encoding trans-aconitate 2-methyltransferase, translating into MNWSAKQYSAFENERTRPVRDLVAALPNERVARAVDLGCGPGNSTEVLAARYPDAAISGTDNSQDMIDAARKRLPGLSFELSDIAAWNPPGGYDVILANASLQWVPGHEELYPRLVGKLAPGGSLAVQTPDNMEEPAHRLAREVAADGPWAARIGAVKHPPRHSAAWYYELLKPVCGRLDVWRTIYHHPLAGAAAVVQWFTSTALRPYLGPLDPAEQQAFLAEYQSRIERAYPALSDGTVLLPFPRLFIVAGAK
- a CDS encoding helix-turn-helix domain-containing protein, with the translated sequence MYPPVSDPSGLDADRPGQWTYAMRVDTAARAHESPTHQHRMSQLVLCLEGGVTCTVPQGIWMVPPRCAVWIPGGVPHCNHVTRNGQVNFLFVPAETPGMPATCQTLGVTPLVREMVVHLAALSAEDSAAPGNRRLADVLVEQLARLEPEPLHLPLPAHPRLREIADALAARPDDRATLADWGRRVAMSERTLARLVRQEVGMSFGRWRQRLHIILALQWLSEGLSVQRSADQLGYESVSAFITMFRKALGTTPARYFAPATMNRRGNGSSTVPSDRAG
- a CDS encoding TerC family protein; protein product: METLLTFFNADFLGTPAWSWLLFLGIVVTLLAFDLGVLHRDEREIGVRESLLLSAGYITAALIFGAWVWWQMGAASGMAYYTGFMIEKSLSMDNVFVIALIFSFFAIPRQYQHRVLFWGILGVIVLRAIMIGLGAALVSNFGWLLYLFGAFLVFTGIKMWLIADQEPDIASNPILKFLKRRMRVTDGLRGNAFWVYENDPATSRKVRWATPLLLALVLIEFVDLLFAVDSVPAIFAITTDPFIVYTSNIFAILGLRALYFALAAMIHRFHYLKYALALVLVFIGGKIFLVGFIGKVPAALSLSVTFGLILGGVLFSLWKTRKAALQAG